In Serratia sp. FDAARGOS_506, a genomic segment contains:
- a CDS encoding bifunctional tRNA (adenosine(37)-C2)-methyltransferase TrmG/ribosomal RNA large subunit methyltransferase RlmN: MLEPITSEHTVSENNSLTTPSVNVEQPAAAKINLLDLNRQQMREFFAEMGEKPFRADQVMKWIYHYCCDDFEQMTDINKVLRGKLQRVAEIRAPEVAEEQRSADGTIKWAIKVGDQQVETVYIPEADRATLCVSSQVGCALECKFCSTAQQGFNRNLRVSEIIGQVWRAAKIIGALKVTGQRPITNVVMMGMGEPLLNLNNVVPAMEIMLDDFGFGLSKRRVTLSTSGVVPALDKLGDMIDVALAISLHAPNDTIRDEIVPINRKYNIETFLSAVRRYLEKSNANQGRVTVEYVMLDHINDSTDDAHQLAEVLKDTPCKINLIPWNPFPGAPYGRSSNSRVDRFSKVLMEYGFTTIVRKTRGDDIDAACGQLAGEVIDRTKRTLKKKMAGEPINVRAV, from the coding sequence ATGTTAGAACCCATCACGTCCGAGCACACCGTGTCTGAAAATAATTCGCTGACTACTCCCTCCGTTAACGTGGAGCAACCGGCTGCGGCCAAAATCAACCTGCTGGACCTGAACCGCCAGCAAATGCGCGAGTTCTTCGCCGAAATGGGCGAGAAACCGTTCCGCGCCGATCAGGTGATGAAGTGGATTTACCACTACTGCTGCGACGATTTCGAGCAGATGACCGACATCAACAAAGTCCTGCGTGGCAAGCTGCAGCGCGTGGCGGAAATCCGCGCGCCGGAAGTGGCGGAAGAACAGCGTTCGGCCGACGGCACCATCAAGTGGGCGATTAAAGTCGGCGATCAGCAGGTCGAAACCGTGTACATCCCGGAAGCCGACCGCGCGACGCTGTGCGTCTCTTCGCAGGTAGGCTGCGCGCTGGAGTGCAAATTCTGTTCGACGGCGCAGCAGGGCTTCAACCGCAACCTGCGCGTGTCGGAAATCATCGGGCAGGTGTGGCGCGCGGCGAAAATCATCGGCGCGCTGAAGGTGACCGGTCAACGTCCGATCACCAACGTGGTGATGATGGGCATGGGCGAGCCGCTGCTCAACCTGAACAATGTGGTGCCGGCGATGGAAATCATGCTGGACGACTTCGGCTTTGGCCTGTCCAAACGCCGCGTAACCCTGTCCACCTCCGGCGTAGTGCCGGCGCTGGACAAGCTGGGCGACATGATCGACGTGGCGCTGGCGATCTCGCTGCACGCGCCGAACGACACCATCCGCGATGAGATCGTGCCGATCAACCGCAAGTACAACATCGAGACCTTCCTGTCCGCGGTGCGCCGCTACCTGGAGAAATCCAACGCCAACCAGGGCCGCGTTACCGTCGAGTACGTGATGCTGGATCATATCAACGACAGCACCGACGATGCGCATCAGCTGGCGGAAGTGCTGAAAGACACGCCGTGCAAGATCAACCTGATCCCATGGAACCCGTTCCCGGGCGCTCCGTACGGCCGCAGCTCCAACAGCCGGGTGGATCGTTTCTCCAAGGTGTTGATGGAATACGGCTTTACGACTATTGTTCGTAAAACCCGTGGTGACGATATCGACGCCGCCTGCGGGCAACTGGCGGGTGAAGTGATCGACCGTACCAAGCGTACCCTGAAGAAGAAAATGGCCGGGGAACCTATCAACGTACGGGCGGTCTGA
- the fdx gene encoding ISC system 2Fe-2S type ferredoxin: MPKIVFLPHQDLCPEGAVLEAEKGESILNVALRNGIEIEHACEKSCACTTCHCIVREGFDSLEESSELEDDMLDKAWGLEPESRLSCQALVADEDLVVEMPRYTVNHAREH; encoded by the coding sequence ATGCCTAAAATTGTTTTCCTGCCCCATCAAGATCTTTGCCCGGAAGGGGCGGTTCTGGAAGCCGAAAAAGGGGAGTCGATCCTCAACGTTGCGCTGCGTAACGGCATTGAAATCGAGCACGCCTGCGAGAAATCCTGCGCCTGCACCACCTGCCACTGCATCGTGCGTGAAGGTTTCGATTCGCTGGAAGAGAGCAGCGAGCTGGAAGACGACATGCTGGACAAAGCGTGGGGGCTGGAGCCGGAAAGCCGTCTGAGCTGCCAGGCGCTGGTCGCCGACGAAGATCTGGTGGTCGAAATGCCGCGCTACACCGTCAACCACGCGCGTGAGCATTAA
- the sseB gene encoding enhanced serine sensitivity protein SseB: MSAHHHDAAPSENELERLLKLAVTEPAHRPAFFRELLDATVLILGDSEQVQQDGDITLNADTPVNIQHWEKQDGGSIIPFFTSLEALQKAVEDEQPFIAMPARVLFEITQGADLFLNPKAEYGKEFYPEEVAMLLATGGVVKPVEHYVDKETQILLGQPEEYPSAMVDALTTLFSQRKPVRRAFLALMHDQAADEKPNLLIGLEVDAEPAEIEALINEAGSVASETAPNDEPVDFCLVSENERGISHYLIAHTQPFYQRRWGSWLRNLIPSTDKTQ, from the coding sequence ATGAGTGCCCATCATCACGATGCCGCCCCGAGCGAGAACGAACTTGAACGCCTGCTGAAGCTGGCGGTGACGGAGCCGGCCCACCGCCCGGCGTTCTTCCGTGAACTGCTCGACGCCACGGTGCTGATCCTCGGCGACAGCGAGCAGGTGCAGCAGGACGGCGATATCACGCTGAACGCGGATACGCCGGTTAACATCCAGCATTGGGAAAAGCAGGACGGCGGCAGCATCATTCCGTTCTTCACTTCGCTGGAGGCGCTGCAGAAGGCCGTTGAGGACGAACAGCCGTTCATCGCCATGCCGGCGCGGGTGCTGTTCGAAATCACCCAGGGCGCGGATCTGTTCCTCAACCCGAAGGCGGAGTACGGCAAGGAGTTCTACCCGGAAGAGGTGGCGATGCTGCTGGCGACCGGCGGCGTCGTCAAACCGGTGGAGCATTACGTCGATAAAGAGACCCAAATCCTGCTGGGACAACCCGAAGAGTATCCGTCGGCGATGGTGGATGCGTTGACCACGCTGTTCAGCCAGCGCAAACCGGTGCGCCGCGCGTTTCTGGCGCTGATGCACGACCAGGCGGCGGACGAGAAGCCGAATCTGCTGATCGGGCTGGAAGTGGATGCCGAACCGGCGGAGATCGAGGCGTTGATCAACGAGGCCGGCAGCGTCGCCAGCGAAACGGCGCCGAACGACGAACCGGTGGATTTCTGCCTGGTGTCAGAGAACGAGCGCGGCATCAGCCACTACCTGATCGCCCATACGCAGCCGTTTTATCAGCGCCGCTGGGGCAGCTGGCTGCGCAATTTGATCCCGTCTACCGACAAGACCCAGTAG
- the ndk gene encoding nucleoside-diphosphate kinase produces the protein MTVERTFSIVKPNAVANNDIGAIYARFERAGFKIIAAKMLRLTREQAEGFYAEHKGRPFFDGLVEFMTSGPIMVQVLESENAVQRNRDIMGATNPDNALAGTLRADYADSFTANAVHGSDSVESAQREIAYFFNESEICAR, from the coding sequence ATGACCGTAGAACGTACCTTTTCCATCGTTAAACCAAACGCTGTAGCTAACAACGACATCGGCGCTATCTACGCGCGTTTCGAGCGCGCCGGTTTCAAAATCATCGCCGCTAAAATGCTGCGTCTGACTCGCGAGCAAGCTGAAGGCTTCTACGCTGAGCATAAAGGCCGTCCATTCTTCGACGGTCTGGTTGAGTTCATGACCTCCGGCCCAATCATGGTGCAGGTTCTGGAATCTGAAAACGCCGTGCAGCGCAACCGCGACATCATGGGTGCAACCAACCCGGACAACGCCCTGGCCGGTACCCTGCGCGCCGACTACGCGGACAGCTTCACCGCTAACGCCGTTCACGGTTCCGACTCCGTTGAATCCGCACAGCGCGAAATCGCTTACTTCTTCAACGAAAGCGAAATCTGCGCACGTTAA
- the iscX gene encoding Fe-S cluster assembly protein IscX: MGLKWTDSREIGEALYDQYPDTDPKTVRFTDMHQWICDLEEFDDDPQASNEKILEAILLVWLDEAE, encoded by the coding sequence ATGGGACTGAAGTGGACCGACAGCCGAGAAATCGGCGAAGCCCTGTACGACCAATACCCGGACACCGATCCGAAAACCGTGCGTTTTACCGACATGCATCAGTGGATCTGCGATCTGGAAGAGTTCGACGACGATCCGCAGGCTTCCAACGAAAAAATACTGGAAGCGATCCTGCTGGTCTGGTTAGATGAAGCGGAGTAA
- the pepB gene encoding aminopeptidase PepB → MTTEFMQVTLSQQPADARWGEKALLSTNGEGMTIHLTGADKLGAIQRAGRKIDSQGIKNVKLAGDGWDLENSWAFWQGYRGPKGQRNVEWAELPEAARQELDKRLKIVDWVRDTINMPAEELGPEQLATRAVDLMCDVGCDAVSYRITKGEDLREQNYAGIHTVGRGSERPPVLLALDFNPTGNPDAPVFACLVGKGITFDSGGYSLKQSAFMDSMKSDMGGAATITGALALAAARGLKQRVKLYLCCADNMVSGNAFKLGDIIRYRNGKTVEVMNTDAEGRLVLADGLIDASEQNPQLIIDCATLTGAAKTAVGNDYHALFSFDDALAQELLSSAAAEHEPFWRLPLAEFHRSQLPSNFAELNNVAGPAYTAGASTAAAFLSHFVKNYQQGWLHIDCSATYRKGAVEQWSAGATGLGVRALANLLLSKAK, encoded by the coding sequence ATGACAACAGAATTCATGCAGGTCACGCTGTCGCAACAACCTGCCGACGCCCGTTGGGGCGAAAAAGCGCTGCTCAGCACCAACGGCGAAGGGATGACCATCCACCTGACCGGCGCCGACAAACTGGGCGCGATCCAGCGTGCGGGCCGCAAAATTGACAGTCAGGGCATCAAAAACGTCAAACTCGCCGGCGACGGTTGGGACTTGGAAAACAGCTGGGCGTTCTGGCAGGGTTACCGCGGGCCGAAAGGGCAGCGCAACGTCGAATGGGCCGAGCTGCCGGAAGCCGCACGCCAGGAGCTGGATAAGCGCCTGAAGATCGTAGACTGGGTACGCGACACCATCAACATGCCGGCGGAAGAGCTGGGGCCAGAGCAACTGGCGACCCGCGCCGTCGATCTGATGTGCGACGTCGGCTGCGATGCCGTCAGCTACCGTATCACCAAGGGCGAAGATCTGCGCGAGCAGAACTATGCCGGCATCCACACCGTCGGCCGCGGCTCCGAACGTCCGCCGGTGCTGCTGGCATTGGACTTCAACCCGACCGGTAACCCGGATGCGCCGGTGTTCGCTTGCCTGGTCGGCAAGGGCATCACTTTCGACAGCGGCGGCTACAGCCTGAAGCAGAGCGCCTTCATGGATTCGATGAAATCCGACATGGGCGGTGCGGCCACCATCACCGGCGCATTGGCGCTGGCGGCGGCGCGCGGTCTGAAGCAGCGCGTGAAGCTGTACCTGTGCTGCGCCGACAACATGGTCAGCGGCAACGCCTTTAAACTGGGCGACATCATTCGCTACCGCAACGGCAAAACCGTCGAGGTGATGAACACCGATGCGGAAGGGCGCCTGGTGCTGGCCGACGGCCTGATCGACGCTTCTGAGCAGAACCCGCAGCTGATTATCGACTGCGCCACCCTGACCGGCGCGGCGAAAACCGCGGTAGGCAACGACTACCATGCGCTGTTCAGCTTCGACGACGCGCTGGCGCAGGAGCTGCTGAGCAGCGCCGCCGCCGAGCACGAGCCGTTCTGGCGTCTGCCGCTGGCCGAGTTCCACCGCAGCCAGCTGCCGTCCAACTTCGCCGAGCTGAACAACGTAGCCGGCCCGGCCTACACCGCCGGCGCCAGCACCGCGGCGGCCTTCCTGTCGCACTTCGTCAAGAACTATCAACAAGGCTGGCTGCACATCGACTGTTCCGCCACCTACCGCAAAGGCGCGGTGGAGCAGTGGTCGGCCGGCGCGACCGGTCTGGGTGTGCGCGCCCTGGCCAATCTGCTGCTGAGCAAAGCCAAATAA